Proteins encoded by one window of Azoarcus sp. PA01:
- a CDS encoding MotA/TolQ/ExbB proton channel family protein, with protein sequence MFALIQASGWPIWPLLLASVIALALIIERVTTLRRSRIAPPDLLDKVLADLRQKGVSGEMANRVAAHSPLGKVLAAGLRNVNSSREVMKEAIEESGRVVAHELERFLTTLGTIAAISPLMGLFGTIVGMIDIFASQSAAGTNPQQLAQGISTALNSTGLGLIIAIPATIFWRHFRALVDSFVIEMEQQAIRLVEVVHGERRA encoded by the coding sequence GTGTTCGCGCTCATACAGGCCTCGGGCTGGCCGATCTGGCCGCTGTTGCTGGCATCGGTGATCGCCCTGGCGCTCATCATCGAGCGCGTGACGACGCTGCGCCGCTCCAGAATCGCTCCTCCCGACCTGCTCGACAAGGTGCTCGCGGATCTGCGCCAGAAAGGCGTATCGGGTGAAATGGCGAACCGCGTCGCAGCCCATTCGCCGCTCGGGAAAGTGCTCGCCGCCGGATTACGCAACGTCAACAGCTCCCGCGAAGTCATGAAGGAGGCGATCGAGGAAAGCGGGCGCGTCGTCGCGCACGAACTCGAACGCTTCCTGACGACCCTCGGCACGATCGCCGCGATCAGCCCGCTGATGGGGCTTTTCGGCACCATCGTCGGCATGATCGACATCTTCGCGTCGCAAAGCGCCGCCGGGACGAACCCGCAGCAACTCGCGCAGGGCATCTCGACCGCGCTCAACTCCACCGGCCTGGGCCTGATCATCGCGATCCCGGCGACGATTTTCTGGCGCCATTTCCGCGCTCTCGTCGACAGCTTCGTCATCGAAATGGAGCAGCAGGCGATCAGGCTCGTCGAAGTCGTGCACGGCGAGCGTCGCGCCTGA
- a CDS encoding Trm112 family protein: protein MDARLLEILVCPICKGPLDFVKDKQELVCKADRLGFPVRDGIPVMLEEEARQLGAEEVDALRRR from the coding sequence ATGGACGCCCGACTGCTTGAAATCCTCGTGTGCCCGATCTGCAAAGGCCCGCTCGACTTCGTCAAGGACAAGCAGGAACTGGTGTGCAAGGCCGACCGCCTCGGCTTTCCGGTCCGCGACGGCATCCCGGTGATGCTCGAAGAGGAAGCGCGCCAGCTCGGCGCCGAAGAAGTCGACGCCTTGCGGCGCCGCTGA
- the lpxK gene encoding tetraacyldisaccharide 4'-kinase: MPRNAPAFWQTRSLAAVLLLPLSGLFLLLAAARRQLFKLRVRRAVRLPVPVVVVGNIAVGGSGKTPVVEWLVARLRDAGFTPGIVSRGYGGKVAGAVIVPPHGEVRLFGDEPVLLARLTASPVAVGADRPAAALKLLQAHPECDVIVADDGLQHYRLARDVEIAVVDERTLGNRWLLPAGPLREGPGRLRDVDIVVAHGALSPALSSLLGGRAVFAMHLEGAEFRRLDGGACCNAETFRGRRVHGIAGIGRPERFFAQLAALGLDVVPHPFPDHHPFTAADLDFAPGEPKILTSKDAVKCASFASADTWEFPVKAHLAAGATERILEKLTHGRPTA; encoded by the coding sequence ATGCCGCGCAACGCGCCGGCGTTCTGGCAGACCCGCTCGCTCGCGGCCGTGCTGCTGCTGCCGCTGTCGGGCCTGTTCCTGCTGCTTGCGGCCGCGCGCCGGCAGTTGTTCAAGCTCCGCGTCCGGCGGGCGGTACGCCTTCCGGTGCCGGTCGTTGTCGTCGGCAACATCGCGGTCGGGGGCAGCGGCAAGACACCGGTCGTCGAATGGCTCGTCGCCCGGCTGCGGGACGCGGGCTTCACGCCGGGCATCGTCAGCCGCGGCTATGGCGGCAAAGTCGCCGGCGCCGTGATCGTCCCGCCGCACGGCGAGGTACGGCTGTTCGGTGACGAGCCGGTGTTGCTCGCGCGGCTCACCGCATCGCCGGTCGCCGTCGGCGCCGATCGCCCGGCCGCGGCGCTCAAACTGCTGCAGGCCCATCCCGAATGTGACGTGATCGTCGCCGACGACGGCTTGCAGCATTACCGGCTCGCGCGCGACGTCGAAATCGCGGTCGTCGACGAACGCACGCTCGGCAACCGCTGGCTGCTGCCGGCGGGGCCGCTGCGCGAAGGGCCGGGGCGGCTGCGCGACGTGGATATCGTCGTCGCCCATGGCGCACTGTCGCCCGCGCTGTCGTCGCTTCTCGGCGGGCGTGCGGTCTTTGCGATGCATCTCGAAGGCGCCGAATTCCGCCGCCTCGACGGCGGCGCGTGCTGCAATGCCGAAACGTTTCGCGGCAGGCGCGTGCACGGCATCGCCGGCATCGGCCGCCCGGAGCGTTTCTTCGCCCAGTTGGCGGCGCTGGGGCTCGACGTCGTGCCGCACCCGTTTCCCGATCATCATCCCTTCACTGCCGCGGACCTCGATTTCGCACCGGGCGAGCCGAAAATCCTCACCAGCAAGGATGCGGTAAAATGCGCGTCTTTCGCGTCCGCCGACACTTGGGAGTTCCCGGTGAAAGCGCATCTCGCTGCGGGCGCCACCGAACGTATCCTGGAGAAACTGACGCATGGACGCCCGACTGCTTGA
- a CDS encoding biopolymer transporter ExbD yields MNFQRGRRQEEPEINLIPLIDIMLVLIIFLVLTTTFSKVSGLEINLPTGEAQTAETMPDQIDIAVSASGDILVNRQPVEGKDIDAIAAALGQAVPAGKDEPVVVINADAKAAHQSVINAMQAAQRAGLSHITFAIQAPPQ; encoded by the coding sequence GTGAACTTCCAGCGCGGCCGACGCCAGGAAGAGCCGGAGATCAACCTGATCCCGCTCATCGACATCATGCTCGTCCTGATCATCTTCCTCGTGCTGACGACGACGTTCTCGAAAGTCTCGGGCCTCGAGATCAACCTGCCGACCGGTGAAGCGCAGACGGCCGAGACGATGCCCGACCAGATCGATATCGCGGTGAGCGCCAGCGGCGACATCCTCGTCAACCGGCAGCCGGTCGAAGGCAAGGACATCGACGCGATTGCCGCGGCGCTCGGGCAGGCGGTTCCTGCGGGGAAGGATGAGCCGGTCGTCGTCATCAATGCCGACGCCAAGGCCGCCCATCAAAGTGTCATCAACGCGATGCAGGCGGCGCAGCGTGCAGGCCTGTCGCACATCACGTTCGCGATCCAGGCGCCGCCCCAGTGA
- the adk gene encoding adenylate kinase produces the protein MRLILLGPPGAGKGTQANFIKEKFGIPQISTGDMLRAAVKAGTPLGVEAKKVMDAGGLVSDDIIIGLVKDRLKEDDCKSGYMFDGFPRTIPQAEAMKEAGVPIDFVLEIDVPDSEIIERMSGRRAHLASGRTYHVKYNPPKVAGKDDLTGEDLVQRDDDREETVAKRLEVYHSQTKPLVEYYSKWAASGQPGAPKVRKISGLGAVDEITARAFAALK, from the coding sequence ATGCGTCTGATTCTGTTGGGACCGCCGGGCGCGGGGAAAGGTACGCAGGCGAACTTCATCAAAGAGAAGTTCGGCATTCCGCAGATTTCCACCGGCGACATGCTGCGCGCCGCCGTCAAGGCCGGAACGCCGCTGGGCGTCGAGGCGAAGAAAGTCATGGATGCGGGCGGGCTCGTGTCCGACGACATCATCATCGGCCTCGTCAAGGACCGCCTGAAGGAAGACGATTGCAAGTCCGGCTACATGTTCGACGGCTTCCCGCGGACGATTCCGCAGGCCGAGGCGATGAAGGAAGCCGGGGTGCCGATCGACTTCGTCCTCGAAATCGACGTGCCCGACAGCGAGATCATCGAGCGCATGAGCGGGCGGCGCGCGCACCTGGCGTCGGGGCGCACCTATCACGTCAAGTACAATCCGCCGAAAGTCGCCGGCAAGGACGACCTCACCGGCGAGGACCTCGTGCAGCGTGACGACGACCGCGAGGAGACGGTCGCGAAGCGCCTCGAGGTCTATCATTCGCAGACCAAGCCGCTCGTCGAGTACTACTCGAAGTGGGCCGCGTCGGGGCAGCCGGGCGCGCCGAAAGTGCGCAAGATCAGCGGTCTCGGAGCGGTGGACGAAATCACCGCGCGGGCTTTCGCGGCGCTGAAGTAA
- the kdsB gene encoding 3-deoxy-manno-octulosonate cytidylyltransferase: protein MAAFHVVIPARHASSRLPGKPLADIAGKPMVVRVLEQARRAGAASVWVATDHPAVFDAVRAAGGDALMTREDHPSGTDRLAEVVDALGWSADDIVVNVQGDEPLIEPKLIAAVAQALADDPVAAIATAAHPLHVAAEFFNPNVVKVVCDAHDHALYFSRAPIPWARDAFATARDELPAGLPVLRHVGLYAYRVAFLRCYASLAPSPLEQWEALEQLRALWHGHRIRVMPVEVAPAAGVDTPEDLERVRAAFDRHERVG, encoded by the coding sequence ATGGCTGCGTTCCACGTCGTCATCCCGGCGCGCCACGCGTCGAGCCGGCTTCCGGGCAAGCCGCTTGCCGACATCGCCGGCAAGCCGATGGTCGTGCGCGTGCTCGAGCAGGCGCGCCGCGCCGGCGCCGCGTCGGTGTGGGTCGCCACCGACCACCCGGCGGTATTCGACGCGGTCCGCGCAGCCGGCGGCGACGCGCTGATGACGCGCGAAGACCACCCGAGCGGTACCGACCGGCTCGCCGAAGTCGTCGACGCGCTGGGCTGGAGCGCCGACGACATCGTCGTCAACGTCCAGGGCGACGAACCGCTGATCGAGCCGAAGCTGATCGCGGCCGTGGCCCAGGCGCTCGCCGACGACCCGGTCGCGGCGATCGCGACCGCCGCGCACCCGCTGCATGTCGCTGCCGAGTTCTTCAACCCGAACGTCGTCAAAGTCGTCTGCGACGCGCACGACCACGCGCTGTATTTCTCGCGCGCCCCGATCCCGTGGGCGCGCGATGCGTTCGCCACGGCGCGCGACGAGCTTCCCGCCGGCCTGCCGGTGCTGCGCCACGTCGGCCTGTACGCGTACCGCGTCGCGTTCCTGCGCTGCTACGCGAGCCTCGCTCCGTCGCCGCTCGAGCAATGGGAAGCGCTCGAACAGCTGCGCGCGCTGTGGCACGGACACCGGATCCGGGTGATGCCTGTCGAAGTTGCGCCGGCCGCGGGCGTCGACACGCCCGAAGACCTCGAGCGCGTGCGGGCGGCGTTTGACCGGCACGAACGAGTCGGCTAA